From one Candidatus Nitrosocosmicus arcticus genomic stretch:
- a CDS encoding VOC family protein: MSFRKLGAVILLVSDMNKSIQFYRETLNLPLKKESDEWTEFFNKETVLALHPVKRKENLKSGQHILIGFSASDFDNTVNKLKEKGVVFFKNPKEEGFGKHAIIEDPDGHLISIVKLKSNQNEDDGFDFLGLVGAE; encoded by the coding sequence ATGTCATTTAGAAAATTAGGTGCTGTAATACTTTTAGTTTCAGATATGAATAAATCTATTCAATTCTATAGAGAAACTCTAAATTTGCCATTAAAGAAAGAATCTGACGAATGGACAGAATTTTTCAATAAAGAAACGGTATTGGCATTGCATCCGGTTAAACGTAAGGAGAACTTGAAATCGGGCCAACACATTCTGATTGGTTTTTCTGCAAGTGATTTTGATAACACAGTAAATAAACTAAAAGAGAAAGGAGTAGTTTTCTTTAAAAATCCTAAGGAAGAAGGTTTTGGAAAGCATGCAATAATAGAAGATCCGGATGGTCACCTAATTTCAATTGTAAAATTAAAAAGCAACCAAAATGAAGATGATGGATTTGATTTTTTGGGATTAGTTGGTGCAGAATAG
- a CDS encoding DUF3800 domain-containing protein, with product MYLIYVDDSGKPELSNRDSYFCLSGIIINEYDWKDIDTSINCFKNQFGITEIHTRNIYRMDREFSYLNQYQGLNLRILGEFYSLISRLNINLVSVVIDKQKYQTKHPIDEVERDCWKFLIERLDMGVADLRRQSGFTWENGLVITDHFSSTNHDELIRSYFQSIRVNGTTYHDVKCIIEEPLFTISKWRNLIQIADAASYCVVMYLMQDSFFMTQFNIIYNKFRCDSTGNINGRGLKIYPS from the coding sequence GTGTATCTTATATATGTCGATGATTCAGGCAAACCAGAACTCAGTAATAGGGATTCATATTTTTGTCTCAGTGGTATTATAATAAATGAATATGATTGGAAAGATATAGATACTTCTATAAATTGTTTTAAAAATCAATTTGGTATTACTGAAATTCATACTAGAAATATATACCGAATGGATAGGGAATTTAGTTACTTAAATCAGTATCAAGGCTTAAACTTACGAATTTTAGGTGAATTTTATAGTTTAATATCAAGGTTAAATATTAATTTAGTATCAGTAGTCATAGATAAACAGAAATATCAAACAAAACACCCAATTGACGAGGTAGAAAGAGATTGTTGGAAATTTTTGATAGAGAGATTAGATATGGGAGTTGCAGATTTACGAAGACAATCAGGATTTACATGGGAGAATGGATTAGTAATTACAGACCATTTTTCATCTACTAATCATGATGAATTAATCAGAAGCTACTTTCAATCAATAAGAGTTAATGGAACCACTTATCATGACGTAAAATGTATTATAGAAGAACCATTATTCACAATATCAAAATGGAGAAATTTAATTCAAATTGCTGATGCAGCCTCATATTGTGTAGTAATGTATCTAATGCAAGATAGTTTCTTTATGACTCAATTTAACATAATATATAATAAATTTAGATGTGATAGCACAGGAAATATCAATGGCAGAGGATTGAAGATATACCCATCATGA
- a CDS encoding DDE-type integrase/transposase/recombinase — protein MSNNQIYFRMERGLLISQEGSIIKNTENSFTVRSQTFTDKRYEVQVLESIGVCSCPDFEYRKIECCKHIYGVKLWLENQPKIFAEDAIKCDQCGSIRVMKYGLYKEKQVYKCKDCQHKFKEPSLLKGLKFDPEIVTFALDLYFSGLSLRKVARNLNDHFELDLSFSTVYSWIQKYIPRISENVNSLIPQLSNQWHVDELFVKMKDGETSKGQSGLAYLWNVMDRESRFLIASKLSEKRDTNGAIQAFNEAIKNSHGNKPQTIYTDALRAYREGVKQVFGQQTDHVAKCGINKPHANNNRIERLNGTLRERVKVQRGWKSHKSAIAEGQRIYYNFVKPHEALGGKTPAEQAGIIDKKNSKDKWKNIL, from the coding sequence ATGAGCAATAACCAAATATATTTTAGAATGGAAAGAGGACTTTTAATCTCACAAGAAGGCTCTATCATCAAGAATACCGAGAATAGTTTTACCGTCCGTTCTCAAACCTTTACGGACAAGCGATATGAAGTCCAAGTCTTAGAATCTATTGGGGTTTGTAGTTGTCCAGACTTTGAGTACCGAAAGATAGAGTGCTGTAAGCATATCTATGGTGTAAAATTGTGGCTTGAAAACCAACCTAAAATCTTTGCAGAGGATGCAATCAAGTGCGACCAGTGCGGTTCAATCAGGGTTATGAAATACGGTCTTTACAAGGAGAAACAGGTATACAAGTGTAAGGACTGTCAGCACAAATTCAAAGAGCCATCACTGTTAAAGGGATTAAAGTTCGACCCCGAAATCGTTACCTTTGCTTTAGACCTTTACTTCTCTGGACTGTCACTAAGAAAGGTAGCTAGAAATCTAAACGACCACTTTGAGTTAGACCTTAGCTTCTCAACCGTCTATTCATGGATACAAAAATACATCCCTAGAATATCAGAAAATGTTAACAGTCTAATCCCTCAATTGTCAAATCAGTGGCATGTTGACGAGCTTTTCGTAAAGATGAAGGACGGCGAAACAAGTAAGGGACAAAGCGGATTAGCTTACCTCTGGAATGTAATGGATAGGGAATCAAGATTCTTGATTGCTTCTAAATTGTCTGAAAAAAGGGATACTAATGGAGCTATCCAAGCCTTCAATGAAGCCATCAAAAACAGTCATGGTAACAAACCTCAAACTATCTACACTGATGCATTAAGGGCTTATAGAGAAGGTGTTAAGCAAGTTTTTGGACAGCAGACAGACCACGTTGCCAAGTGTGGTATCAATAAGCCTCATGCCAACAATAATCGAATTGAAAGGCTAAACGGCACATTGAGAGAAAGAGTAAAAGTACAGAGAGGGTGGAAAAGCCACAAGTCAGCAATTGCAGAGGGTCAACGCATTTACTATAACTTTGTCAAGCCACATGAAGCATTAGGGGGTAAGACGCCTGCGGAGCAAGCAGGAATAATAGATAAAAAGAATAGTAAAGATAAATGGAAGAATATTTTATGA